One Candidatus Culexarchaeum yellowstonense genomic region harbors:
- a CDS encoding class I SAM-dependent methyltransferase encodes MIQGKWKNNQHSIRVMQVFDNFVERYDAWFDSPFGKSAFEIERACIASLCRDLKGPSLEIGVGTGRFAEALGIEYGVDISVRALEYAKRRGIIVVRASGEELPFPDELFGSVFIIVTLCFVENPEKVLSEASRVLSKDGRIILGLILRESPWAQFYMKKGEEGNVFYRNATFYSFNELEDMLIKNGLKIVNVCSTIFQKPTEEPLHFEPPRRGYYREAGFIAVEAGRKPPTSI; translated from the coding sequence ATGATTCAAGGGAAATGGAAGAATAACCAACACAGCATACGTGTAATGCAGGTTTTTGACAATTTTGTCGAGAGGTATGATGCATGGTTTGACTCACCCTTTGGGAAATCCGCTTTTGAAATTGAAAGGGCTTGTATAGCATCTCTATGCCGCGATCTTAAGGGGCCTTCACTTGAGATAGGTGTGGGTACAGGACGTTTCGCGGAGGCTTTGGGAATAGAGTATGGTGTTGATATATCCGTGAGGGCATTGGAGTATGCTAAAAGGCGTGGTATAATTGTTGTGAGGGCATCTGGTGAGGAGCTACCATTTCCGGATGAATTGTTTGGCTCCGTATTCATTATAGTAACCTTATGCTTTGTTGAGAATCCAGAAAAGGTTCTTAGTGAAGCTTCCAGAGTATTATCGAAAGATGGTAGAATCATTTTAGGATTGATATTAAGGGAAAGTCCATGGGCACAGTTCTACATGAAGAAGGGGGAGGAAGGTAACGTTTTCTACAGAAACGCGACATTCTACAGCTTCAATGAGCTGGAGGATATGCTGATAAAGAATGGGTTAAAAATAGTAAATGTATGCTCAACCATCTTCCAGAAGCCAACAGAAGAACCATTACACTTCGAACCTCCTAGGAGGGGGTATTATAGGGAAGCTGGATTCATAGCTGTTGAAGCTGGGAGGAAGCCTCCAACCAGCATTTAA
- a CDS encoding VIT1/CCC1 transporter family protein, whose amino-acid sequence MMLDKSVEKVILDAQRNEITEHLIYERLSRSVKDPHNKEVLKRISDEELRHYNFWKKYTHRDVKPNMWKVWKYLLISKIFGITFGIKLMENGEEEAQTTYERISELIPEAKNIVRDEDEHERQLMDLIDEERLKYVGSMILGLNDALVEFTGALAGYTFALPSTRIVAMTGLITGVAASLSMAASEYLSTKSEGDARSPLKAASYTGIAYILTVLFLIAPYLILTDAYVCLGLEIMDAIIVIFLFTFYISVARDLPFKKRFLEMAAISLGIAGLTFTIGVFIRIFLKVEVD is encoded by the coding sequence ATGATGTTAGATAAAAGTGTTGAGAAGGTCATATTAGATGCTCAAAGGAACGAAATCACGGAGCATTTAATATATGAGCGTTTGTCACGATCAGTGAAAGACCCACATAATAAGGAAGTTTTAAAGCGCATTTCAGATGAAGAGCTAAGGCACTATAATTTTTGGAAGAAATATACGCATAGAGATGTTAAGCCTAACATGTGGAAAGTTTGGAAATACCTTTTGATCTCGAAAATTTTTGGGATAACTTTTGGAATAAAGCTTATGGAAAATGGGGAAGAGGAGGCTCAAACAACCTATGAAAGAATATCTGAGCTTATACCTGAAGCTAAAAATATTGTGAGGGATGAGGATGAACATGAAAGGCAGCTTATGGATTTAATTGATGAGGAAAGGCTTAAGTACGTTGGTTCTATGATCTTAGGGTTGAATGATGCACTGGTGGAGTTTACTGGTGCCCTTGCAGGCTACACCTTCGCCCTCCCAAGCACGCGAATAGTTGCAATGACGGGATTAATTACGGGAGTAGCAGCATCGCTGTCGATGGCTGCATCGGAATACTTGTCAACTAAATCTGAGGGGGATGCTAGAAGCCCTTTAAAGGCAGCATCATACACAGGCATTGCTTACATCCTAACAGTCCTATTCTTAATAGCACCATACCTGATTCTCACAGACGCCTACGTTTGCCTAGGATTGGAAATAATGGATGCAATCATAGTCATCTTCCTATTCACCTTCTACATTTCAGTTGCAAGAGATTTACCATTCAAAAAGAGATTTCTAGAAATGGCTGCAATCAGCCTAGGAATAGCAGGCTTAACATTCACCATAGGAGTATTCATAAGAATATTCTTAAAAGTGGAAGTAGATTGA
- a CDS encoding phosphatase PAP2 family protein codes for MEKSMRVTEATLIASIILLLILISFRAELSQMDNYVNSLIMQYRIPSFDQVAILISIIFDTYALTLISIFIAIILYFKGYSYDAIIFVGSMAGNAITTQIIKLYVATPRPPNMIIPESGYSFPSGHASSIIPFTIIILHIIFKGASLRSKLLKILVGSLSLLLILIVCFDRIYLNVHWLSDVIGGVLVGLIWSSVALFLFKIVERNFR; via the coding sequence ATGGAGAAGTCTATGAGGGTAACGGAAGCCACACTCATTGCATCAATAATCCTACTTTTAATCTTAATTTCATTTAGAGCTGAGTTATCCCAGATGGATAACTATGTGAACTCGTTGATTATGCAATATAGGATTCCATCTTTCGATCAAGTTGCCATACTGATTTCCATTATCTTCGATACGTATGCATTAACATTAATATCAATATTCATTGCCATCATCCTCTATTTTAAGGGCTACTCCTACGACGCCATAATATTCGTTGGCTCCATGGCTGGAAACGCCATTACAACGCAAATCATTAAATTATATGTGGCTACTCCAAGACCACCAAACATGATCATACCTGAATCCGGCTACTCATTCCCCAGTGGTCATGCATCATCAATAATCCCCTTCACAATAATAATTTTACACATCATTTTCAAAGGCGCCTCCCTACGGTCGAAGCTTCTGAAGATATTGGTTGGAAGCCTCTCTCTCCTATTGATACTTATAGTCTGCTTCGATAGAATATACCTAAACGTCCACTGGTTAAGTGATGTCATTGGAGGAGTCTTAGTTGGATTAATCTGGTCTTCAGTAGCACTTTTCCTCTTCAAAATTGTTGAACGAAATTTTAGATGA
- a CDS encoding PadR family transcriptional regulator: MATVPKGFLRYQVLELLNEKPLSGSEIMSEIEKLTNGCWKPSPGSIYPLLSWLQDDGYIQGVPTEESGMKRYMLTEKGRKLLEEQRKVYAQFRMDRKFFALPFMSSFWLRIPPEEAAEVRETFRRILKALVNIGLALEERFSEQAMKETLNILNETAQKLEETEKKLRGE; encoded by the coding sequence ATGGCTACAGTACCGAAGGGCTTTCTACGCTATCAAGTCTTAGAGCTTTTAAATGAAAAACCTCTTTCAGGCTCGGAAATAATGAGTGAAATCGAGAAGCTTACAAATGGATGCTGGAAGCCCAGTCCAGGTTCTATTTATCCGCTGTTATCTTGGCTTCAAGATGATGGCTACATTCAGGGAGTACCGACTGAAGAGAGTGGAATGAAAAGGTACATGCTTACTGAAAAGGGGAGGAAGCTTCTTGAGGAACAACGTAAAGTTTACGCTCAATTCCGTATGGATCGCAAGTTTTTTGCCCTGCCATTTATGAGTAGTTTCTGGCTTCGCATCCCCCCAGAAGAAGCTGCCGAAGTTAGAGAGACATTCAGACGCATTCTCAAGGCACTAGTTAACATAGGTTTAGCCCTTGAAGAAAGGTTTTCGGAGCAAGCCATGAAAGAAACTTTGAATATTCTAAATGAGACAGCCCAGAAGCTTGAAGAAACAGAGAAAAAGCTGAGGGGTGAATAA
- a CDS encoding ATP-binding cassette domain-containing protein: MRGEVIRAEGLTKIYNKSLVAVDHITFSVYEGEIFGFLGPNGAGKTTTINMLITVLKPTEGTASVLGFDIVKQANEVRKVIGVVPQEYTADEDLTGYENIMLCADLYGIPRDIAKKRALELLELVELTEFKDKRVETYSGGMRRRLELACGLINRPKVLFLDEPTLGLDVQTRAATWEYIKRLKREYGMTIFMTTHYLEEADTLCDRIAIIDHGKIIVTGTPSELKDSLGGDIITIAIREDADVTEIIKSVEDVKEVRREDGAYRIKAAKGEVTAPKIIEALRSRGFTVTRLSLTEPTLNEVYLEYTGRAIRDTEESREEFMAQQRTLRRARKT; this comes from the coding sequence TTGAGGGGAGAAGTTATCAGGGCTGAAGGATTAACGAAGATTTACAATAAGAGTCTAGTGGCCGTCGATCACATAACCTTCAGCGTATATGAAGGTGAAATATTCGGCTTTCTTGGACCGAATGGTGCAGGGAAAACTACGACAATAAATATGCTTATAACTGTGCTTAAACCAACGGAGGGAACAGCCTCAGTGCTTGGTTTCGATATCGTGAAGCAGGCCAACGAAGTTAGGAAGGTTATTGGCGTTGTACCACAAGAATATACGGCTGATGAAGATTTAACTGGCTACGAAAACATCATGCTCTGCGCAGACCTATACGGTATTCCCCGCGATATAGCCAAGAAGAGAGCTTTAGAGCTGCTGGAGCTTGTGGAGTTAACGGAGTTCAAGGATAAACGGGTTGAAACATATTCCGGTGGAATGCGCCGTAGACTTGAACTTGCATGTGGACTAATTAACAGGCCTAAGGTGCTGTTCTTGGATGAGCCTACCCTGGGTTTAGATGTTCAAACGCGTGCTGCAACATGGGAATACATTAAGCGTCTAAAGAGGGAGTATGGCATGACCATTTTCATGACCACACATTACTTGGAGGAAGCTGACACCCTATGCGACCGCATAGCCATCATAGATCATGGGAAGATAATCGTGACTGGGACACCCAGCGAACTTAAAGACAGCTTGGGTGGGGACATAATAACCATAGCAATAAGAGAAGATGCTGATGTAACGGAAATAATAAAAAGCGTTGAAGATGTTAAGGAGGTTCGAAGGGAAGATGGCGCCTACAGAATTAAAGCTGCAAAGGGGGAGGTAACAGCCCCAAAAATCATTGAAGCTTTGAGGAGTAGGGGCTTCACTGTAACAAGACTTTCACTAACGGAGCCAACTTTAAATGAAGTCTACCTAGAGTATACGGGGCGGGCTATCCGCGATACTGAGGAATCCAGGGAGGAATTTATGGCTCAACAGAGGACTTTAAGGAGGGCGAGGAAAACATGA
- a CDS encoding ABC transporter permease has protein sequence MTSAPNECKPSFTRGLWALTRRELKKWLNDPVMLAMFIIQPLIWMGLLGKSMNIQGLFSSGSLGNITIPNIQIPGRFANPPINGTIVIPGALIAQQLQQMFSNIGEKVMMNTFGVTDYFSYMAVGMISMIVMTTTMFSGMSIVWDRRLGFLDKVISTPVSRAAIIFAKILNSTFRAMFQATVILSLAYLLGLRLSSTFTLLNILGIYAAIFLLSVGLSSIFIAFSIRSTRMERPMQFVSLITTPLMFASNTFFPTSMMPTWMQIIAHVNPLTYLTDAIRQLTILPLNTSSLIIDFIYLGIFASILATIGIVLSWRYLTK, from the coding sequence ATGACAAGTGCTCCAAACGAGTGTAAACCAAGCTTTACTAGAGGATTGTGGGCTTTAACCCGCCGAGAACTTAAAAAGTGGCTTAATGATCCAGTCATGCTTGCAATGTTCATTATCCAACCCCTCATATGGATGGGGTTGCTGGGTAAATCCATGAACATTCAAGGGCTATTTTCATCCGGCAGTCTTGGCAACATAACCATCCCCAACATCCAGATACCTGGAAGATTTGCAAATCCACCCATCAATGGAACCATAGTCATACCAGGCGCTTTGATTGCACAACAACTTCAGCAAATGTTTTCAAACATAGGGGAAAAGGTTATGATGAACACCTTCGGCGTCACAGACTACTTCAGTTATATGGCTGTGGGAATGATTTCAATGATAGTCATGACCACAACCATGTTTAGTGGAATGTCCATAGTTTGGGATCGCCGTTTAGGCTTTCTGGATAAGGTGATAAGCACCCCCGTTTCAAGGGCAGCAATAATATTCGCTAAAATTCTCAACTCAACCTTCCGAGCCATGTTCCAAGCAACAGTAATATTATCACTTGCCTACTTGCTGGGGCTACGGCTAAGCTCAACATTCACCTTGCTCAACATTTTAGGAATATACGCAGCAATATTCCTGTTAAGCGTTGGACTTTCATCAATTTTCATAGCCTTCTCCATAAGGTCTACACGTATGGAGAGACCAATGCAATTCGTAAGTCTAATAACAACTCCTTTAATGTTTGCAAGCAACACATTCTTCCCAACATCAATGATGCCTACATGGATGCAAATCATAGCACACGTTAACCCGCTTACCTACCTAACAGACGCTATTAGACAGCTAACAATACTACCATTAAATACATCATCCCTAATAATAGACTTCATATATCTAGGAATATTTGCTTCAATACTAGCTACAATAGGCATAGTGCTCTCATGGAGATACCTAACCAAATAA
- a CDS encoding MATE family efflux transporter → MSDEIEEGVEPRGIGRYRDQIVSGPIIRTLIWLGLPPLINQIVMVAYNVADAFWLSMYSDYAVSVPRQTWPVVMLFQAVLNALTAASLSIISQYIGAKSYRDASSSASKFFTLAFILGGIFSTTFYMLRGLIFTSIVSVPPEIFDDVMKYSGIIAVDVFLNYISFIYTTILQSVGDTRRPAIVNVIAVSANVALDPFLVLGIGPFPRLGVIGASATDVMGKLISITGLTYILRKSYPDLKVKFTSSIDLDWIKLVLRIGIPVLALGLTNSFAFVFQLRLVNAFGVVVATAYSIGFVIMDIVDGALWGFVGANSIMVGQNLGAGNFSRAREVAYKSALLVFSVILLGSLILYPIRSDLIIVFTDDPQVFAETDSFLRTLLPTLAFFGLFMIGMSTGRGSGHTLIPTLIGIVRLWVIRVLMGYIFAFTFMMGSYGIWLALSLSNVVGGLLSIAWIKYGDWAKAVVRRG, encoded by the coding sequence ATGTCTGATGAGATTGAAGAGGGGGTTGAGCCTCGAGGGATTGGTAGGTATAGGGATCAGATTGTTAGTGGCCCAATCATTAGAACCCTAATATGGCTCGGCCTTCCACCCCTAATAAATCAGATAGTTATGGTGGCTTACAATGTTGCTGATGCGTTTTGGCTGAGCATGTATAGTGATTATGCTGTGTCTGTTCCTAGGCAAACTTGGCCTGTGGTCATGCTTTTCCAAGCAGTTTTAAATGCTTTGACAGCTGCAAGTTTAAGCATTATTTCACAGTATATTGGTGCTAAATCTTATAGGGATGCAAGCTCCTCCGCCTCCAAATTCTTCACTTTAGCATTCATTCTTGGAGGAATATTTTCCACAACCTTCTACATGCTTAGAGGCTTAATATTCACATCGATTGTTTCAGTTCCACCTGAAATATTTGATGATGTTATGAAGTATTCTGGGATTATTGCTGTGGATGTCTTCCTAAACTATATTTCATTCATTTATACTACTATACTTCAAAGTGTTGGTGATACTAGGAGGCCTGCAATTGTAAATGTGATTGCTGTTTCAGCGAATGTGGCTTTAGATCCATTCCTAGTTTTAGGTATTGGTCCGTTTCCAAGATTGGGGGTAATAGGAGCTTCAGCCACTGACGTCATGGGGAAATTGATATCCATTACAGGTTTAACCTACATACTTAGAAAGAGTTATCCAGATTTGAAGGTGAAATTCACAAGCAGCATTGATCTAGATTGGATTAAATTGGTTTTACGTATAGGTATTCCAGTTTTAGCTTTAGGTTTAACTAACAGCTTCGCATTTGTATTCCAATTAAGATTGGTTAACGCTTTTGGCGTCGTTGTTGCCACAGCTTATTCCATAGGTTTTGTTATAATGGATATTGTGGATGGTGCTTTATGGGGTTTTGTTGGGGCGAACTCCATAATGGTTGGGCAAAATCTTGGTGCAGGGAATTTCAGTAGGGCTAGGGAGGTGGCATATAAATCTGCATTGCTTGTGTTTAGTGTAATTCTTTTAGGTTCATTAATATTGTATCCCATTAGGTCAGATCTCATCATTGTATTTACAGATGATCCGCAAGTTTTTGCTGAAACTGATTCCTTCCTTAGAACCCTTCTTCCAACATTGGCTTTCTTCGGGTTATTCATGATTGGGATGTCCACTGGTAGAGGTTCTGGGCATACACTCATCCCAACGTTGATAGGGATTGTTAGGCTTTGGGTTATAAGGGTTTTAATGGGATATATATTTGCCTTTACCTTTATGATGGGGTCTTATGGAATTTGGCTTGCTCTCTCATTAAGTAATGTTGTTGGCGGCCTACTATCGATTGCTTGGATTAAATATGGCGATTGGGCTAAGGCTGTGGTGAGGAGAGGTTGA
- a CDS encoding sodium-translocating pyrophosphatase, with translation MYLVYASIGVGVLALLIVVCLALKIVRVNVDNQDMNRVSGYIKEATNAFIRRHYRTILIFMIAPLIPLLFFNMYIALSFLVGALLSLLSAYISLRIAVEANVRTTYVSTISPFRAFKLAFNGGAVVGLSIVSLSLIGVGLLYIILQNPVYIVGFGFGASLSALFTQLGGGIFTKAADIAADLVGKVEHRISEDDPRNPAVIADQVGDIVGDCAGRGSDLFESLSDDYVTAMILGSMFIGRFGINALAFPLLLGASSIIATLVGISLINFSSRGKPTLIFNLGLIVTAIFCISGSYIVSMLTLHDFNVFLSILSGLLASLAVGFVVQYYTGFGSGPVKRVAEASKRGAAINILTGFSYALQGPFLPILMVASAFLFSYIVTNGSIYGILGANLGTDLAIGFIMSGDAFGPICDNAAGIAEMTGFRVFNGGLDELDALGNTTKAYTKAFASSSGVFSTLVIFMTYSEIVDFWDINFRVMSPIFVAGLLIGASLSFIFSSMVIGATSKTAFELVDLIRNYFKENPEVLEGKAKPDYARCVDVATNLSLKRMVIPGFIAMLPPILIGFTLGKYALGAMLLGGLSSSAILSPMFTFGGGLWDNSKKYIEKDFWMKGTPVHEAAVVGDTVGDPLKDVAGPSLNIFMKLMNMVALLIAPILLSL, from the coding sequence ATGTACTTGGTATATGCCTCTATTGGAGTTGGAGTCTTAGCTTTACTCATTGTTGTTTGTTTAGCATTGAAAATAGTTAGGGTTAATGTTGATAATCAAGATATGAATAGGGTTTCCGGGTATATTAAGGAGGCCACTAATGCCTTCATTAGGAGGCATTATAGGACTATACTTATTTTTATGATAGCTCCACTTATCCCACTGCTATTTTTTAACATGTATATTGCCTTATCCTTCCTTGTTGGGGCATTGCTATCACTTTTATCTGCATATATAAGTTTACGTATAGCTGTGGAAGCCAATGTTAGGACAACATACGTTTCCACGATTTCCCCTTTTAGGGCATTTAAATTGGCATTTAATGGTGGTGCAGTTGTGGGTTTGTCAATTGTGAGTTTAAGTTTGATTGGTGTTGGCCTCCTATATATTATACTTCAAAACCCCGTTTACATTGTTGGGTTCGGTTTTGGAGCTAGTTTATCTGCATTATTCACCCAGCTTGGTGGTGGAATTTTCACTAAGGCTGCTGATATAGCTGCTGATTTGGTGGGTAAGGTTGAGCATCGAATTTCTGAGGATGATCCACGTAACCCAGCAGTTATAGCTGATCAGGTTGGTGATATTGTTGGTGATTGTGCTGGTAGGGGTTCTGACTTGTTTGAGTCCCTCAGCGATGATTATGTTACTGCAATGATACTTGGATCAATGTTTATTGGTAGGTTTGGTATTAATGCTTTAGCTTTCCCACTGCTACTTGGAGCGTCGAGCATAATTGCAACTCTAGTTGGAATTTCATTAATAAACTTTTCAAGTAGGGGGAAACCAACATTGATATTCAATTTGGGTTTAATTGTAACGGCAATTTTCTGCATTTCAGGTTCCTACATAGTTTCCATGCTAACACTACATGACTTCAATGTCTTCCTAAGCATTTTAAGTGGTTTATTAGCCAGTTTGGCTGTGGGGTTTGTAGTCCAGTATTATACTGGTTTTGGCAGTGGACCTGTGAAGAGGGTTGCTGAAGCATCTAAGCGTGGTGCAGCCATAAACATTTTAACCGGGTTTTCCTATGCTCTTCAAGGCCCCTTCCTACCAATATTGATGGTGGCATCAGCCTTCCTATTCTCCTACATTGTAACGAATGGGTCAATTTATGGCATTCTTGGAGCTAATCTTGGAACTGATTTAGCCATAGGCTTTATAATGTCTGGTGATGCCTTCGGCCCCATATGTGATAATGCTGCTGGAATTGCTGAGATGACTGGGTTTAGAGTTTTCAATGGCGGTTTAGATGAGCTTGATGCCCTTGGGAATACCACTAAAGCTTACACTAAGGCTTTCGCATCATCATCTGGAGTTTTCTCAACCCTCGTGATATTCATGACTTATAGTGAAATCGTTGATTTCTGGGATATCAATTTTAGGGTTATGAGCCCAATATTCGTTGCCGGCCTACTTATAGGTGCATCATTATCCTTCATATTCTCCTCAATGGTTATTGGTGCAACAAGTAAAACTGCTTTTGAATTGGTGGATTTAATTAGGAATTATTTTAAGGAGAATCCAGAAGTCCTTGAGGGTAAGGCTAAGCCCGATTACGCTAGATGTGTTGATGTGGCTACAAACCTCTCCCTTAAGCGTATGGTTATCCCCGGATTTATAGCCATGTTGCCGCCTATACTAATTGGATTCACACTTGGCAAATATGCTCTTGGGGCAATGCTGCTTGGTGGGCTATCATCGTCAGCCATTTTATCACCAATGTTCACTTTTGGTGGTGGATTATGGGATAATTCCAAGAAGTATATTGAGAAGGATTTCTGGATGAAGGGTACACCAGTACATGAAGCTGCGGTTGTTGGCGATACCGTTGGTGACCCATTGAAGGATGTTGCAGGCCCCTCCCTGAACATTTTTATGAAGCTTATGAATATGGTGGCGCTTCTGATAGCTCCAATACTATTATCCCTCTAA
- a CDS encoding flavodoxin domain-containing protein: MRNVVVLYDSVTGNTAKIAGAIVNGLKKGGNVNVLLKKVNEKFPLRILNDADLIVFGSPARYANVTPDMHTLLTAILEAIELGILNLKGKSFAFFGSYGWDGGIALERVFNKYAKLMGLKVLMPGFFVAETPSENDLKLAEEFGLKLASLLK; encoded by the coding sequence ATGCGTAACGTAGTTGTGCTGTATGATAGTGTTACTGGTAATACTGCGAAAATAGCTGGAGCCATAGTTAATGGCCTTAAAAAGGGTGGAAATGTTAATGTGTTGTTGAAGAAGGTTAATGAGAAATTTCCATTGAGAATTTTGAATGATGCTGACTTAATAGTGTTTGGTTCTCCAGCAAGATATGCAAATGTCACTCCTGATATGCATACCCTACTTACGGCTATTTTGGAAGCAATAGAGCTTGGCATACTAAATTTAAAAGGCAAATCTTTTGCATTCTTTGGAAGTTATGGATGGGATGGTGGAATAGCGTTGGAAAGGGTTTTCAACAAGTATGCTAAGCTTATGGGTTTAAAAGTTTTAATGCCTGGATTTTTCGTTGCAGAGACTCCCAGCGAGAATGATTTAAAGCTTGCTGAAGAGTTTGGGTTGAAATTGGCTTCATTATTAAAATGA
- the glmM gene encoding phosphoglucosamine mutase produces the protein MGRLFGTNGIRGRINELTPEMAVKIALSIGTYFGGGEVMVGYDGRMTSPILFRAVISGLMASGCNVYNSGLTTTPLLQFSIKTLKLDGGVMITASHNPPEFNGIKVIGGDGVEIDRPEEEKIEDIFFNDKISRKPWNEVGQFREAPNMLDEYIKSIKRNVNAKGISSMGFRVLIDPGNGVSTLTIPKLMNELNCEYGVVNGEINGKFPGRGAEPTPQTLIEVAKIVKSGGYDLGVSYDGDGDRAIFTDDEGTVHWGDKTGAVIEEHILKKKGGGVIVTPISSSKIVEDIAEKYGGRVQWTVVGSVVVSHELMRVNGVMGMEDNGGIMYPEHQYVRDGAMATALILEAIHENGMKLSKIISMLPKYHSVKRRVECRNEIKLEVMRKISAKIEGENHYRVEKIDGVKAWMNKDTWILIRASGTEPIIRIYVEAKSMEEAEELALRYEGEVKSIIREMGG, from the coding sequence ATGGGAAGACTGTTCGGAACTAATGGGATTAGGGGGAGAATAAATGAACTCACTCCAGAAATGGCTGTGAAAATAGCATTATCCATTGGAACATACTTTGGTGGAGGAGAAGTCATGGTTGGATATGATGGTAGAATGACGAGTCCAATACTATTTAGAGCTGTGATAAGTGGGTTAATGGCCTCTGGATGTAACGTTTACAATTCAGGCTTAACGACAACCCCACTACTACAATTCTCAATTAAAACTCTGAAACTTGATGGAGGAGTAATGATAACAGCAAGCCATAATCCACCTGAATTTAATGGAATAAAGGTTATTGGTGGAGATGGAGTGGAAATAGATAGACCTGAGGAGGAGAAGATAGAAGACATATTCTTTAATGACAAAATTTCTAGGAAACCATGGAACGAGGTTGGACAATTCAGGGAAGCGCCTAACATGCTTGATGAATATATAAAGTCGATCAAGAGAAATGTGAATGCCAAGGGAATTTCATCAATGGGCTTTAGGGTATTAATCGACCCTGGAAATGGTGTTTCAACTTTAACAATACCAAAATTGATGAATGAATTAAACTGTGAATATGGTGTGGTTAATGGTGAGATAAATGGTAAGTTTCCAGGTAGAGGAGCTGAACCAACACCCCAAACCCTAATTGAAGTAGCTAAAATCGTGAAAAGTGGAGGGTATGATTTAGGAGTATCATATGATGGGGATGGAGATAGAGCAATATTCACAGATGATGAGGGGACTGTACATTGGGGGGATAAGACTGGGGCAGTTATAGAGGAACATATTCTGAAGAAGAAGGGGGGAGGAGTTATAGTTACCCCAATAAGCTCATCAAAGATAGTGGAGGATATAGCTGAGAAGTATGGTGGTAGAGTTCAATGGACTGTCGTGGGTAGCGTAGTGGTATCACATGAATTAATGAGGGTTAATGGTGTAATGGGGATGGAAGATAATGGTGGAATAATGTACCCAGAACACCAGTACGTTAGGGATGGAGCCATGGCCACGGCACTAATACTTGAAGCAATCCATGAAAATGGGATGAAACTTTCAAAGATAATATCGATGTTACCAAAATATCATAGTGTGAAGAGAAGGGTGGAATGTAGAAATGAAATTAAACTTGAAGTGATGAGGAAGATTTCCGCAAAAATTGAAGGTGAAAATCACTATAGAGTGGAGAAAATAGATGGTGTAAAAGCTTGGATGAATAAAGATACATGGATACTAATAAGAGCCTCAGGAACCGAGCCAATAATAAGGATATATGTTGAAGCTAAGAGCATGGAAGAAGCTGAAGAATTGGCATTAAGATATGAGGGCGAAGTGAAATCAATTATACGAGAAATGGGAGGGTAA
- the uppS gene encoding polyprenyl diphosphate synthase: MLKKLLEITGVYKVYEKWLWRQIKDKEKPTHVGIILDGNRRWARERKLPPWMGHEKGAEKVKDVIKWCYEAGIKILTLYVFSTENFNRSREEVEAIMNLAKKYVQEYMNDKNIHEKKVKVKFIGKRDLLDGELREKIEELEKVTENYNERYLNIALAYGGRVEIVDAVKEICRKAMNGEIKVDEINEEIIEKHLYTSHLPQPSPDLIIRTSGEERLSGFLLWQSAYSELVFLDVYWPDFRKIDFWRAIRTYQRRSRRFGR; the protein is encoded by the coding sequence ATGCTCAAAAAATTACTGGAGATTACTGGAGTATACAAGGTATATGAGAAGTGGCTTTGGAGACAAATAAAAGATAAGGAGAAGCCAACACATGTTGGAATAATATTGGATGGGAATAGGAGATGGGCAAGGGAGAGGAAGCTTCCACCATGGATGGGGCATGAGAAGGGGGCTGAGAAAGTTAAAGATGTAATAAAATGGTGTTATGAAGCTGGAATAAAGATACTCACACTATACGTATTCTCAACAGAAAACTTCAATAGAAGTAGAGAGGAGGTGGAGGCAATAATGAACCTAGCAAAGAAATACGTGCAAGAATACATGAACGACAAAAACATACATGAAAAGAAGGTTAAAGTGAAATTCATAGGCAAAAGGGATCTTCTAGACGGGGAATTAAGAGAAAAAATAGAGGAACTGGAAAAGGTCACAGAAAACTATAATGAAAGATACCTAAACATTGCATTGGCATATGGAGGCAGAGTGGAAATAGTGGATGCAGTAAAGGAGATATGCAGGAAAGCTATGAATGGAGAAATAAAAGTTGATGAAATAAATGAGGAAATCATCGAAAAACACCTATACACTTCACATCTCCCCCAACCAAGTCCAGACTTAATAATCAGAACCAGTGGAGAGGAAAGGTTGAGTGGATTCCTGCTATGGCAGTCAGCATACAGCGAATTAGTCTTCCTAGATGTATACTGGCCAGACTTCAGAAAGATAGACTTTTGGAGAGCCATAAGAACATATCAGAGGAGGAGTAGGAGATTTGGAAGATAA